The Stigmatella aurantiaca DW4/3-1 genome contains the following window.
AGCTCCCGCAGGGGGACAAGCGTGCCCAACAGGGGTCCTCCGTACTTGAGACGAGCGATGCGCTGCGCGGGGTAGATGCCTCGGTGGCCCGTGAGCAGGTAGGCGAGGGCGGCGACGATGGCCACGTGGGGCAGCACGCTGGCGCCCACCAGCTCCACCGCCATGATCGTCAGCGCCAGGGGCGTGTTGGCCGCGGCCGCGAAGAGTGCCGCCATGCCCACCGCCGCCCCCAGGTCCAGCGGCAGCCCCAGCACCCGCGCCAGCACGTTGCCGAGCGCCGCGCCGATGAAGAACAAGGGCGTCACCTCCCCGCCCAGGAAGCCCGCCCCCAGCGTCACCGCCGTGAAGAGCAGCTTCCACGCGAAGGCGGACTCGGGAAGCGCCGGGTCCACGAAGGCGCGCACCAGCGTCGGCACGCCCAAGCCCAGGTACATGTCCGTCCCCACCAGCTTCCACAGCCCCACCACCGCGAGTCCTCCCACCGCCATGCGCAGCGGCAACGCGGGGATGCGCCCCTCCAGCAGCTTCTTCAGCCGGTGGGTTCCCTCCACGAAGACAACCGCCACCGCCGCCACGGCGACGGCGAAGACACACCACTTTGCCAGCACCCCTCCTGTCAGTGGCAGAACGCTGGGCGCGGGGTAGGCGGTGTGCACGATGCCCAACCCCCGGGTTGTCAGATCGCCCACCACCGCGGCCACGAGGGCCGGCAGCAGGGCCTCGTAGCCCAAACGCCCCACGACGAGCACCTCCAGGCCGAACACGGCGCCCGCGATGGGCGTGCCGAACACCGAGCCGAAGCCGCCCGCGATGCCCGCGGCGAGCAGCTCGCGCCGCGTGTCCGCGGAGACGCGGAAGCGGTGCGCGATGGCATCCGCCAGGCTGCCCCCCATCTGGACCGCGGTGCCCTCCCGGCCCGCGCTGCCGCCAAACAGGTGCGTGAGCACGGTGCCCAGCAGCACCAAGGGGGCCATGCGCAGCGGAATCTG
Protein-coding sequences here:
- a CDS encoding chloride channel protein; the protein is MSPRERLRVLAQWGVLGTLVGGVCGVASAIFLFLLDEATALRERFPLLVYALPAAGLAVGALYARWGSSIRGGNNLVLDTVHEGDRQIPLRMAPLVLLGTVLTHLFGGSAGREGTAVQMGGSLADAIAHRFRVSADTRRELLAAGIAGGFGSVFGTPIAGAVFGLEVLVVGRLGYEALLPALVAAVVGDLTTRGLGIVHTAYPAPSVLPLTGGVLAKWCVFAVAVAAVAVVFVEGTHRLKKLLEGRIPALPLRMAVGGLAVVGLWKLVGTDMYLGLGVPTLVRAFVDPALPESAFAWKLLFTAVTLGAGFLGGEVTPLFFIGAALGNVLARVLGLPLDLGAAVGMAALFAAAANTPLALTIMAVELVGASVLPHVAIVAALAYLLTGHRGIYPAQRIARLKYGGPLLGTLVPLRELPDKPRERHRPQQP